Genomic segment of Actinomycetes bacterium:
GTGCCGGTGCTCATGCTGTCCGCCAAGGACGGCGAGTACGATCAGGCCGACGGCCTGGACCTTGGCGCCGACGACTACCTGACCAAGCCGTTCGCCTGGGTGGTGCTGGTGGCCCGGATCCGGGCGCTGCTGCGCAGGGGTGGCAGCCAGCGTCCGGCCATCCTCGAGGTGGGCGACCTGGTGCTCGACCCGGCGGCTCGGCGGGCCACCCGGGCCGGGGTCGAGCTCGCCCTCACCCCTCGGGAGTTCACCCTGCTCGAGGCGCTGATGCGCCGCCCCGGCGAGGCCGTGGGCAAGACCGAGCTGCTCGAGGACGTGTGGGGCGGCCACGACTCCGACGACCCGAACGTCGTCGAGGTGTACGTCGGCTACCTGCGCCGCAAGATCGACGTGCCGTTCGCCCGCCACTCGCTGGAGACCGTGCGGGGCTCCGGGTACCGGCTGGTGGCCGATGGCGGCTGAGCCGACGCCGTGGTGGCCGCGCCTGAGCATCCGGGCCCGGCTCACCGTGGCCACCACCGCCGTCGTGCTGGTCGCGCTCGCGGCCGGCGCCCTGCTGCTCGTCGTGCTGGTGCGTTCGCTGCTGCTGCGCGGGCTGGACGACGCGGCCCGGCAGCAGGCCCACGACGTCGCGGCGCTGATCAACTCCGGCCAGCTGTCCGACCCGGTGCCGGCCACCAGCGGCAGCGTCGTGCAGGTGGTCGATGCGCAGGGCCGGGTGCGCGCGGCCTCCCCCGGCGGGGACCGGCTCGCCCCGCTGCTCGAGGCCGGTCCGCTGGCGCAGGTCCGGGCCGGCCGGACCGTGGACCTCGCGGGGACCCGGATCGGGGTGGACGACCAGCTGCGCGTCGTCGGCGTCCAGGCTGGGCCGTCGAGCGGCCGGCTGACCGTGCTGGTCGCCGTCTCCACGACCGACGTGCTGCGCGGGGTGCACGCCGTCCAGCTGATCCTGCTCGTCGGGGTGCCGCTGCTCACCGCGGGTTTCGCCGGTCTGGCCTGGTTGCTCGTGGGATCGGCGCTGCGCCCGGTCGCGGCACTGAGCCGGGGCGCCCAGGAGATCACCGGGACCGGCGCCGCCACTCTGCTGCCGGTGCCGCAGGCGGACGACGAGATCCACCGGCTGGCGCTGACGCTCAACTCGATGCTCGAGCGGGTCCGGACTGCGGCCGCACGCCAGCGGTCCTTCACCTCCGACGCCGCGCACGAGCTGCGCAGCCCGCTGGCGTCGGTGCGGACCGGCCTCGAGGTGGCCCTGCTGGACCCGGCCGAGGCGGACTGGGAGCGGGTGGCGTCGGGGGCCCTGTCGGACACCGAACGGATGGGGCGGCTGGTCGACGACCTGCTGCTGCTCGCGCGGATGGACGAGGGCGCCGGCGCCGCCGACACCCAGCAGTCCGGGGGGTGCGACCTGGCGACGGTCGTGGACGTCGTCCTGGACCGGCCGGCCGGACGGGTGCCGATGCACCGCACCGGCGCTGCCCACGCCCCGGTGGTCGCGCCCAGCTCTGTCGGCAGCCGGATCGTCACCAACCTGGTCGACAACGCGGTGCGGCATGCCGCCGGGGCGGTCGAGGTCGACCTGTCGACCGCGGACGACACCGTGACGCTGACAGTCACTGACGACGGGCCGGGCATCGCCCCAGCCGACCGTGAGCAGGTCTTCGAGCGGTTCACCCGGCTGGACGACGCGCGCAGCCGCAACGACGGCGGCTCCGGGCTGGGGCTCGCGATCGTGCGCGAGCTGGTGCGGTCGGTGGGCGGAACGGTGCGGCTGACCGACCCCGTCGGGGGCGGGCCGGGGCTTCGCGCCGTGGTCCGGCTGCCGGCCGGACGTCTGGACGCCTAGGCGTTCTCGGTGGGGTCTCCGGAGACGCCGGCGAGCAGGGCACGCACCTCGGCCTCGCGGTAGCGCCGGTGGCCACCCAGCGTGCGGATGGAGGTGAGCTTGCCGGCCTTGGCCCACCGGGTCACGGTCTTGGGGTCGACGCGGAACATCGACGCCACCTCAGACGGCGTGAGCAGCGGTTCCGTGTCGGACGCGCGCGTGGTCACCGCGGATCCACCTCTCGTGAAGGGTTGGGCCTGTGCGTCCGCACCTTGCGGCCGACCCGGGATTGGGACGACCGCAGGGTGTCATCATCCCGTTGCGCCCGGCTTGTCCGAAATGGCCCGGAAGAGCCATTTCCCGGATGAGCCGGACGGACTAGTTGCCTCCACCGAAACGATCAACTCCGGGGGACCCGCCCCACCCACCCAGCCGCATGAAGGGTGGGGGTCAGCCGGCTTGGGCGAGGGCCTGTACCGCCCGCCAGCGCTCCAGCAGGCGGGCGTAGGACGCCGCGGCGTCCTGCGGGGCTCCGGCCGCCAGCGAGGCCAGCCCCTCGGCGACGTCGGCGGCCGAGGTGTCGGCTTCCAGGGCCGTGGGGTCCAGCAGCCCGACCAGGCCGCCGTAGTCGAGCTCGACCACCCCTCGCGGGTGGAACTCCTCCAGCCACCGGGCCACCGACTCGACCTCGTGGGTGACCGTGCCGTCCTCCAGGTTGCGCCGCAGCACGGCCAGCGCCCGCGCCATCCGGCGGCGCGCGTCGGCCATCGTCGCCCGGTAACGCAGCACGGGGACCGGGTCGGTGTGCAGCTCCCGCTCCCGGCCGGCGAAGGCGGCGAACCACCCGGTGGGCACCCGCCAGGTGGCCGTGAGGATGCGGGGCTGCCGACCGGGGTGGTCGGCGCGCCACTGCGCCAGGGCCTCGGCGGCCGCCCGCACCGCCTCCGGCTGCAGCACCGCGCCCACGAGCGCCGGCGGGTTCGACGACCGGAAGGCCTCGAGGGCCAACCAGGACCGCAACCGCTCCTGGCCCGGGCAGACCAAGGGGACGCCGTCCAGGTGCAGCACGTACGCGTGCCCGCTGTCCCGTTCCGGCGCGGCCAGCGGGGGGAGCGCGGTCGCCCGGCTCAGCGCCGCCGCGTGCTCGGCGGCGACCAGGTCGGCCGAGTCCGGCCGCTCCGGCGCGCGCAGGTAGCGCAGCCAGTGCTGGCGTTCGCCATCCGGGAACGCCTCGAGCGGCTCGTACACCCGGAGGAAGGCCGCGTAGGGGGGCACCAGCGAGGTCCTCACCGTGGCATCCTGACACGCCTAGGCTGCCGAGCATGGAGCACAGCGAGCACGAGCAGGTGGTCCGCTGCCACGACCGGGAGACCGGCCTGACCGCCGTCATCGCCGTGCACAGCACGGCGCTGGGCCCGGCCCTCGGCGGAACCCGCTTCCACCGCTACGCCAGCGAGGAGGAGGCGACGGCCGACGCGCTGCGGCTGTCCCGGGCCATGTCCCACAAGAACGCGCTTGCCGGCCTGGACCACGGCGGCGGCAAGGCCGTGATCATCGGGGACCCGGCGCTAGACAAGACGCCCGACCTGCTGCGAGCCTACGGCCGCTTCGTGCAGGCGCTCGGCGGCCGGTACGTGACGGCCTGCGACGTCGGCACCTACGTCCAGGACATGGACGTCGTGTCCGAGACCTGCCGGTTCGCCACCGGCGGGTCGCCTGAGCGCGGCGGGGCCGGCGACTCCAGCCTGCTCACCGCGTTCGGCGTCTTCCAGGGCATGCGGGCCTGTGCCCAGCACCGGTACGGCAGCGCCGACCTCGCCGGGCGGCGGGTCGGGGTCGCCGGGGTCGGCAAGGTCGGCCACCGGCTGGTCGGCCACCTGCTCGAGGCGGGGGCCACGGTGACGGTCAGCGACGTGGACGCGGCGGCCCTCAGCCGACTCATGGCGCAGCACCCCGAAGTCGCTGTCGCCGTCGACGCAGCGGCGCTGGCCGCCATGGACCTGGACATCTACTCGCCCAACGCGCTCGGCGGGGCGCTGGACGACGCGACGGTCGCGGCCCTGCGCGCCACGATCGTGTGCGGCGGCGCGAACAACCAGCTGGCCCACGCCGGGACCGCCGACGAGCTGGCCCGTCGAGGCGTCCTCTACGCGCCGGACTATCTGGTCAACGCCGGCGGTGTGATCCAGGTCGCCGACGAGCTGCACGGGTTCGATCCGGCCCGCGCCCGGGCCAGGACGGAGGGCATCTTCGACGTCCTGCTCCGCGTCATCGACGTGGCCGAGCGCGACCGGACCACCCCGGCAGCGGCCGCCGACCGGCTCGCCGAGGAGCGGATGGCGGCCGGCCCGTGGGCCCGGACGCTGTTTCCGGGACTGATCAGCGACGCGGCGGCTCCCTGAAGCGCGCCGGAGCGGGTACGGTAGGGGGTGGACCGGCGGCCCCGCCGTCGGTCCGGTGTGTGCGCGCCGCCGGCACACGCCGATCAGCCAGCAGGCAACCGGGGCCATGAAGCCCCGAACGTCACCGGTACACGAGGGGGTCGAGCCATGGGGCGCGGCCGGGCCAAGGCCAAGCAGACCAAGGTGGCCCGCGAGCTCAAGTACAGCTCGCACGGGACCGACCTGGATGCGCTGCAAGCGGAGCTGTCCGGACAGCGTCCGCGGCACTCGTACGCCGCTGACGTCGATACGGTCGTCGAGACCGGCTCCGACACGGCTTCCGCGGACGACGACGAGTACGACGACCCCTACGCCGCGTACCTCGACGAGACCGACGAGGACGACGACGAGGGTGACGGCCAGCGTCAGGCCCGGTAGTCCCCGCTCAGCTGCACCTCACCGGGCTGTCCCGCCGATGACGCGGCGACCTCTCCGGCCACCCAGGCCGGCACCCCCCGCCCGGCCAGCACCCGCAGGGTCTCGACGACGCCGTCCGGGCCGACCAAGGCCACCATCCCGACCCCGAGGTTGAGGGTGCGCTCGAGCTCGTCGCGGGCCACTCCGCCGAGCCGGGCGACCAGGTCGAACACCGGCGCCGGCGTCCAGGTGGACCGGTCGACACGCACGCTCACCCCCGCCGGCAGCACCCGGGCCAGGTTGGCTGCGAGCCCCCCGCCGGTCACGTGGGCGAACGCATGCACGTGCGCCGAGGCGTCCCTGGCCAGCGCCAGGCAGTCCAGCGCGTAGATCCGGGTCGGCTCGAGCAGCTCCTCGCCCAGCGTCCGGCCCAGCTCGGGCACGTCGCGGTCGACGTCCCAGCCGGCCCGGTCGAACAGCACGTGCCGGGCCAGGCTGTAGCCGTTGGAGTGCAGCCCGGACGACGCCATCGCCACGACGACGTCCCCCGGGCGCACCCGGTCCGGACCGAGCAGGTCGTCCGCCTCGACGACGCCGGTGCCCGCGCCGGCCACGTCGTAGTCGTCGGGGGCCAGCAGCCCGGGGTGCTCGGCGGTCTCCCCGCCCACGAGCGCGGCGCCGGCCTGGCGGCAGCCGTCGGCTATGCCGGACACGATCGCGGCGACCCGCTCGGGCACCACCTTGCCGGTGGCGATGTAGTCGGTCATGAACAGCGGCTCGGCGCCGCAGACGACCAGGTCGTCGAGCACCATGGCGACCAGGTCGATGCCGATGGTGTCGTGCCGGTCCATGCGCCGGGCCACCTCGATCTTGGTGCCGACGCCGTCGGTCGCGGTGACCAGCAGGGGGCGCCGGTAGTCGCGCAGGGCGCTGGCGTCGAACAGGCCGGCGAACCCGCCCAGCCCGCCGACCACCTCGGGCCGGCTGGCCGCCGCGACCGAGGCCTTCATCAGCTCGACGGCGCGGTCGCCCGCCTCGATGTCGACACCGGCAGCGGAGTAGCTCGCCGAGCCGCTCACGGCACCGCTCACGGGCGGGTCAGGGCGTCGGATGCCCCGCCTCCGGCGACCAGCGTGGGAAGGCCGTCCGCGTCGGTGGGCACCGCCTGCTCGAAGGCCTCCAGCAGGTGCTTGCCGAGGTGCTCCGGCTCCGGGAGCGGCACCGGGTAGGTGCCGTCGAAGCAGGCGCGGCACAGCCGGTCGGCGGGGACGGTGGTCGCGTCGACCAGCTCCTCGAGGGAGATGTAGGACAGCGAGTCGGCACCGATCGACTGGCGGATCTCGTCGACCGTGAGCCCGTTGGCCACCAGCTCGGCCCGGGTGGCGAAGTCGATGCCGTAGAAGCACGGCCACTTCACCGGCGGCGAGGCGATCCGCACGTGCACCTCGGCGGCCCCCGCCTCACGCAGCATCCGCACGAGCGCGCGCTGGGTGTTGCCGCGCACGATCGAGTCGTCGACGACGACCAGCCGCT
This window contains:
- a CDS encoding response regulator transcription factor, which encodes MRLLVVEDELRFAESLQRGLRAEGFAVDLAHDGEAGLRLARDGGYDAVVLDVMLPRLSGYRVCQQLRAEGSTVPVLMLSAKDGEYDQADGLDLGADDYLTKPFAWVVLVARIRALLRRGGSQRPAILEVGDLVLDPAARRATRAGVELALTPREFTLLEALMRRPGEAVGKTELLEDVWGGHDSDDPNVVEVYVGYLRRKIDVPFARHSLETVRGSGYRLVADGG
- a CDS encoding ATP-binding protein, translated to MAAEPTPWWPRLSIRARLTVATTAVVLVALAAGALLLVVLVRSLLLRGLDDAARQQAHDVAALINSGQLSDPVPATSGSVVQVVDAQGRVRAASPGGDRLAPLLEAGPLAQVRAGRTVDLAGTRIGVDDQLRVVGVQAGPSSGRLTVLVAVSTTDVLRGVHAVQLILLVGVPLLTAGFAGLAWLLVGSALRPVAALSRGAQEITGTGAATLLPVPQADDEIHRLALTLNSMLERVRTAAARQRSFTSDAAHELRSPLASVRTGLEVALLDPAEADWERVASGALSDTERMGRLVDDLLLLARMDEGAGAADTQQSGGCDLATVVDVVLDRPAGRVPMHRTGAAHAPVVAPSSVGSRIVTNLVDNAVRHAAGAVEVDLSTADDTVTLTVTDDGPGIAPADREQVFERFTRLDDARSRNDGGSGLGLAIVRELVRSVGGTVRLTDPVGGGPGLRAVVRLPAGRLDA
- a CDS encoding BldC family transcriptional regulator, whose protein sequence is MTTRASDTEPLLTPSEVASMFRVDPKTVTRWAKAGKLTSIRTLGGHRRYREAEVRALLAGVSGDPTENA
- a CDS encoding Glu/Leu/Phe/Val dehydrogenase dimerization domain-containing protein is translated as MEHSEHEQVVRCHDRETGLTAVIAVHSTALGPALGGTRFHRYASEEEATADALRLSRAMSHKNALAGLDHGGGKAVIIGDPALDKTPDLLRAYGRFVQALGGRYVTACDVGTYVQDMDVVSETCRFATGGSPERGGAGDSSLLTAFGVFQGMRACAQHRYGSADLAGRRVGVAGVGKVGHRLVGHLLEAGATVTVSDVDAAALSRLMAQHPEVAVAVDAAALAAMDLDIYSPNALGGALDDATVAALRATIVCGGANNQLAHAGTADELARRGVLYAPDYLVNAGGVIQVADELHGFDPARARARTEGIFDVLLRVIDVAERDRTTPAAAADRLAEERMAAGPWARTLFPGLISDAAAP
- a CDS encoding DUF3073 domain-containing protein, with protein sequence MGRGRAKAKQTKVARELKYSSHGTDLDALQAELSGQRPRHSYAADVDTVVETGSDTASADDDEYDDPYAAYLDETDEDDDEGDGQRQAR
- the purM gene encoding phosphoribosylformylglycinamidine cyclo-ligase, whose protein sequence is MSGAVSGSASYSAAGVDIEAGDRAVELMKASVAAASRPEVVGGLGGFAGLFDASALRDYRRPLLVTATDGVGTKIEVARRMDRHDTIGIDLVAMVLDDLVVCGAEPLFMTDYIATGKVVPERVAAIVSGIADGCRQAGAALVGGETAEHPGLLAPDDYDVAGAGTGVVEADDLLGPDRVRPGDVVVAMASSGLHSNGYSLARHVLFDRAGWDVDRDVPELGRTLGEELLEPTRIYALDCLALARDASAHVHAFAHVTGGGLAANLARVLPAGVSVRVDRSTWTPAPVFDLVARLGGVARDELERTLNLGVGMVALVGPDGVVETLRVLAGRGVPAWVAGEVAASSAGQPGEVQLSGDYRA